The DNA window TCCACAGGAGCAGGTCGGGCTCTTGCACCGCGTAGCGTTCGAGAGCCGGCGCCTCTTTCGTGTGCCGCAGGCACGCGATCAGCCCGATGGATTCGAGAGGCTCGGCAAGGTCGGAGTCGCGCACCTCGCGGGCTTGGAGAATCACGGGAAATGTTAGCAGCAGGGTAAACCAACGGCTCATGGGCGGAGGATTGGCAGCGGGAATCACGACGACAAGCACCTGCACTGCGAAAGTCCCGAATCCGGCCGGGAGACGTGTTAGGCCGGAGAAACGCGACCATTTCGCGTAAACGCATCGTCCATACCCGCGATCTAACGCCCGAAGAATTGGTTTGCCGGAATGAAATTCGACCCGTAAAAAAGCCCCCTCGTTAAATTAGAACGTTCTGACGTTCAACGAATCCGAAAGATTCCCGCATGCGATTCCGCTATCTTTTCCTCGCCCTCTCGTCCGTCGTCTTCCTCGCCAGCTGCGGGAATGATCTGAGCATCGTCTCCAAAGAGCGGTCGCTGCGAAGTGGGTACTCCTACAGTGGAGGAGGAGGCTACACGACCGACGCACCGTCGAGCCGGGTCGTCTCGGCAGGCCAATCCAAGCCCAAGGACAAGCACGGGATGCCGCTTTATTCGGGTGACCGCCTGCGCCACGTTCGAACCACCGCCTACACCTGCACCGAGTCGGATCACCTGCAGTATGGCTCGATGAATGCCGCCGGCACCCCGCTGCGCTACAGCAGCCGCGTCCGCAGCGCAGCCGCCGACTGGTCGGTCTATCCCGTTGGCACGACTTTCAAAATCAAGGGGATGCCGCAGCTCTTCGTCGTCGATGATTACGGCTCCGCCCTCACCGGCACCGGCACCATCGACATCTACACGCCTTCCAAGGCCCACATGAAACAGTGGGGCCGCCGCAACGTTGAGATCGCGATTGTCCGCTGGGGTTCGTACGAGCGCAGCGCCCAGTTGCTCTCCAAGCGCACCCACCACGCGCACTGCCATCAGATGTATGCGTCGATCCAGCGGAAGCTGCAGAGTGGCTCGACCGCGATGCGCTGATTTCCGGAGCGTTCTTGTTCTCCCCCGATGACCCGGGCCGAACGCGCGGCGCATGTCGATCGCAGGCTCGCCGAGTTGTATCCGGAGACCCCGGTCCCGCTCGATCACCGCGACGCCTACACTCTGCTGGTCGCGGTTCTGCTGTCCGCCCAGTGCACCGACCTGAGGGTCAATCAGGTCACACCGGCCCTGTTCGAGTTGGCGTCCCGACCCGAGGACATGATGCGTGTCCCGGTCGAGCAGATCCGCGAGATCATCCGGCCATGCGGACTTTCGCCGCGGAAATCGAAAGCGATCTCCGATCTCTCCCGAATCCTTGTCGAGCAGCACGCCGGCGAGGTGCCGGCCGACTTCGCGGCGCTCGAGGCGCTGCCGGGTGTCGGCCACAAGACCGCATCCGTGGTCATGGCCCAGGCTTTCGGCGTGCCGGCGTTTCCGGTCGATACCCACATCCACCGGCTCGCCCAGAGATGGAAGCTGACCGGCGGGAAGAATGTCGATCAGACCGAGCGTGACCTGAAGAAACTGTTCCCTCGCGGAAGATGGAACGAGTTGCACCTACAGATCATCTTCTACGGTCGCGAACATTGCACCGCCAGAGGATGTGACGGGACCGTCTGTACACTCTGCCGGGAGATGTTTCCACGACGTCGCAAAGGCGTAGTAGTCACAAAGTCCTGACACGGATATTTGCGACCCGGATTCGCCCCAAGATTCCTTGGAGTACCGTAGTTTCTTTTTGAAATCTTTCCTTGCGGGGCAGGGAGGGATTCCGAGAATGCCGCCCCTACTTTGATACGAGAACAATCCCCGATCATGATCGAAAAACTCCAAAATCGTGCCGGCCGTACCGCCGCCGCAGTTATTACGACCGTCTTTGTCACCGCTCCGATGCTCATGGCGCAGGACGCGACTCCCGGTGACAAGAACGCCCTCCAGAAGTACGTTCTCGATGGTGGCGCGACCATGATCTTCATCGGTCTCGCGGTCCTCGCCCTGATCGCCCTCTGCGTCTTCAACTTCATCAACCTGACGAAGTCGAAGTTCTGCCCGGACGATCTCAAGATGGCGCTGATGGATCACATGACCAACTGCCGGGTGCGCTCCGCGATCGAGCTCGCCGCTTCCCATCCCTCCTACCTCGGCCGCATGATGGCCTACTCGCTTCCGAACATCGACGCGACCCGCCCGGAAGACCTCGGCCGCGACCAGATCGAGGACGCGATCGCCGACTTCTCGATCAACGAGAACCGCAAGTCGATGACCTGGGTCAACTACATCTCCCTCGTCGCGCAGGCCGCTCCGATGCTCGGACTTCTCGGAACGGTTATCGGTATGGTCCAGGCGTTCGGCATCCTCGCGGAAACCGGCTCGGCCGACCCCGCCCAGCTCGCCGGTTCGATCTCGGTCGCCCTTTTGACCACCATGTGGGGTCTTATCACCGCCATCCCGTCGCTGCTCGCCTACTTCTTCTTCAAGAACCGCCTCAACAACCTCGTCGCCGAGTGCCATCACGCCGCCGAGGACCTGATCAACGCGTCGGTCCAGACCGTCAATCAGGACGCATATCTTGCCAAGATTCCGGAAGGCGTCGCCGTTTGATCCGGTGGGAACGGGCGGTTCCGACATGCGGATCCGCCCTCCCGTGAAACTCCGAACCAAACCGAACGATGGCCTCCGGCAACAAACTCCGCGCCGCCAAAGCGAACGAAGGCGACGATCTCCAGATCGACATGTCGCCGATGATCGACATGGTCTTCCTCCTGTTGATCTTCTTCTTGGTCAACGCGACGATGATCATCGTCAAGCAGGACACCCGGGTGACCCCGCCGATCGCCAAGAACTCGAAGAAAGCGAAGGACGGCAACGGCCGGATCGTGATCAACATCCTTGAGGACGGCAGCTTCTATGACGAGACCGGCACGGTAAAGCTGGAGACGGACGAAGACATCTTCGACCTCGTCAAGGAGGAGAAGGAGAAGGTCGACCTGCAGGGCTACGAGCCGAAGCTCCACCTTCGCGGTGACCAGGAGGCGGTCTTCAAGTACTGCCGCCAGGCCATCCGTGCCTCCGCCAAGGCGGGCGTCGACAAGGTCCTGTTCGCCACCTACGCGTTCCCGCGCAACTGAGCCATCGACGGACCGAAAAAACTCCCACGACTTCCATGTCCCGCCATAAGAGAGACGAAGCCCTTGAGGAAGACGAACCGAAGCTCGACATCTCGTCGTTGATTGACGCGACCTTCCTTCTGCTCATCTACTTCCTGGTCACCACCACCATTGTCCCGCGCGAGCAGGACGTGCCTATGACCCTGCCGGCCGCGGCGCCGAGCGAGACTCCTCCGGAGATCGAGCCCAAGCTGATCAAGATCGATGCCAACGGCGCGATCTTCGTCGGCTCCGGTGCCTCGCAGATCCCGATGGACAGCGACGCCGAGAACCGCGACGTGCCGATGCTCTACGAGGATCTCAAGTCGTATGCCGACGCCGCGAAGTCCGCGAGCACCGAGCCTCTCGTGCAGATCTATGTCGATGGCGGTGCCAAGCAACAGCGCGTCATCGATGTCCTCAACGCGCTGACCGGCGTCGAGATCTCGAAAGTCACCTTCACGGATCTCGTCGATCCGTGACCGCGTGGCGGGCGCTCTACGTGAGACCCCGCAACCGGAAAACTCCAAGATCCCGCGGCGCCGGCCCGTTGTCCCTTGCGGGATGCGCGAGTCGGCGCTTCTCTTTTAAGACAAGAACCATCCAACCCGAAACCACCCCGATCCACCAGCCATGAATCCTCTCCGGCGAATCCTCGCGCCCCTGCTTGGCGCATGCATTGCGGCGGGCTTCCTCGCGGCCCCGGCCGCGCATGCCCAGCTCGATGCCACCCCGCAGTCGCTCAACGCGAAGGCGACCGACGAAATGAAGGCGGGCAACTGGGAGGCGGCGCTCAAGCTGCTGACCACCTGCGTCGACCGCTTCGACAAGAATGCGATGACCCTCTTCGGTCCGCAATTCGGTGTCACGTGGTACCGCAAGGGCTACTGCGAGCTGAAGCTGCAGCGTTGGGACGAAGCGAAGAAGTCCTTCGAGAAGTGCTATCGCGACTATGCCAACAACGCCTCCACCGCGGAGAGCGGCGGCAATGTCTACAACAAGCGCTCGCTCCTCTACTGGGGTCAGGCCGCCCAAGGCGGTGAGGACTGGGAAGAGGCGATCCGGATGTACAAGAAGTTCGTCGCCGAGCGCGACAAGGCCCGCGACAAGTTCGAGCCGGGTCCGTACTTCATCAACATGGCCATCTGCAACCTGAAGCTGAACCGCATCCCGGAGGGCATCGAGCACTTCGAGACCGCGCTGAAGAACAAGGTCGCCTATCGCACCCCGGAGGCCGGGATCGTCGCCGCCTTCCAGGCACTCGTCGACGCGGTGATCGAGAAGCGCGACGAGAAGGCGCTGCTCTCGTTCATCGAGGCCAACCGCGCCGACATCGTGATCGAGCCGTACGACATGCAGCCTTACTGCTCGCTGTTCCTCAGCCTCGCCGGTAAGGCCTACAACGCCGAGATGGAGGCCAGCGCGTTCGCGCTCTACCAGCTCATCCCCTCGACCAAGGTGATGCAGGAGGACATCAAGTCGCGCGTGACCCGCATGGGTGACCGTCCGGGGATGGTGGACGGCACACGGACCATCCGGCGCACCTCGCTTGAGAAATCGCAGGATGCGCTGGAAGCGCAGGTCAAGTCGGGTGACCCGAACGAGGTGATCCAGCTCTCCGCCACCGCCTTCCTCCACGAGAACAAGGGCAACGTCCGCGGCGCCTACGCCAGCTACGAGCAGCTCGAGCTCTTCTACGACAAGAGCAAGAAGCGTGAGACCCACCTCTACAACCTCGTCCGCACCGCCTCGGTGATCGGCGAGGTGATGCCGACCGAAAAGTACGGCTCCCGTTTCCTTCGCGACTTCCCCGACTCCAAGCATGTGCCGGCGGTCCGCCGCCTGATGCTCACCTCGCTGTTCTACGGCGGCCAGTACGAGAAGTGCATCGAGATCGCCACCGAGATGCTGCCGAAGCTGAAGGAAGGCACCAAGGAACACGACATCTGCCTGCACGTCCTCGGCGGCAGCTACTACTACACCGGCCAGTACAAGGATGCGCAGCCGCTGCTCGACCAACACGTCGAGATTTATCCGAAGAGCGGCTTCGAACAGGCCGCCCTCTACTTCCAGGCCTCGAACCTCTCACGC is part of the Haloferula helveola genome and encodes:
- a CDS encoding 3D domain-containing protein; the protein is MRFRYLFLALSSVVFLASCGNDLSIVSKERSLRSGYSYSGGGGYTTDAPSSRVVSAGQSKPKDKHGMPLYSGDRLRHVRTTAYTCTESDHLQYGSMNAAGTPLRYSSRVRSAAADWSVYPVGTTFKIKGMPQLFVVDDYGSALTGTGTIDIYTPSKAHMKQWGRRNVEIAIVRWGSYERSAQLLSKRTHHAHCHQMYASIQRKLQSGSTAMR
- the nth gene encoding endonuclease III; its protein translation is MTRAERAAHVDRRLAELYPETPVPLDHRDAYTLLVAVLLSAQCTDLRVNQVTPALFELASRPEDMMRVPVEQIREIIRPCGLSPRKSKAISDLSRILVEQHAGEVPADFAALEALPGVGHKTASVVMAQAFGVPAFPVDTHIHRLAQRWKLTGGKNVDQTERDLKKLFPRGRWNELHLQIIFYGREHCTARGCDGTVCTLCREMFPRRRKGVVVTKS
- a CDS encoding MotA/TolQ/ExbB proton channel family protein, with translation MIEKLQNRAGRTAAAVITTVFVTAPMLMAQDATPGDKNALQKYVLDGGATMIFIGLAVLALIALCVFNFINLTKSKFCPDDLKMALMDHMTNCRVRSAIELAASHPSYLGRMMAYSLPNIDATRPEDLGRDQIEDAIADFSINENRKSMTWVNYISLVAQAAPMLGLLGTVIGMVQAFGILAETGSADPAQLAGSISVALLTTMWGLITAIPSLLAYFFFKNRLNNLVAECHHAAEDLINASVQTVNQDAYLAKIPEGVAV
- a CDS encoding biopolymer transporter ExbD, which produces MASGNKLRAAKANEGDDLQIDMSPMIDMVFLLLIFFLVNATMIIVKQDTRVTPPIAKNSKKAKDGNGRIVINILEDGSFYDETGTVKLETDEDIFDLVKEEKEKVDLQGYEPKLHLRGDQEAVFKYCRQAIRASAKAGVDKVLFATYAFPRN
- a CDS encoding biopolymer transporter ExbD, which encodes MSRHKRDEALEEDEPKLDISSLIDATFLLLIYFLVTTTIVPREQDVPMTLPAAAPSETPPEIEPKLIKIDANGAIFVGSGASQIPMDSDAENRDVPMLYEDLKSYADAAKSASTEPLVQIYVDGGAKQQRVIDVLNALTGVEISKVTFTDLVDP